In Stieleria varia, one genomic interval encodes:
- a CDS encoding GxxExxY protein, translating into MTENEIGKIIVDCAYKVHVTLGPGLLETVYEVALLHEIRKHNLRAERQIPIPIVYDNIAFDEGFRADIIVEDLVIIELKSVEAILRVHKKQLLTYLRLADKRLGYLINFGDELIKDGISRISNGAEDWGTRSR; encoded by the coding sequence ATGACTGAGAACGAAATCGGAAAGATCATCGTCGACTGCGCTTACAAAGTTCATGTCACACTGGGACCGGGATTGCTTGAGACGGTTTACGAAGTCGCCTTGCTTCACGAAATCCGAAAACACAATTTGCGTGCCGAACGACAGATTCCCATTCCTATCGTGTACGACAACATCGCATTCGACGAAGGATTCCGAGCAGACATCATTGTCGAAGATTTGGTCATCATTGAATTGAAGTCGGTGGAGGCGATCCTTAGAGTTCACAAGAAGCAATTGCTTACCTATCTTCGCCTCGCCGACAAAAGACTCGGATATCTGATCAACTTTGGTGACGAATTGATCAAGGATGGAATCTCACGGATCTCCAACGGTGCGGAGGACTGGGGCACGCGAAGTCGCTAA
- a CDS encoding M56 family metallopeptidase gives MDARLAFEVASTLCLHVTVVIAVAFMLQHWINDARWGCRLWTTCFISVIGLVAGALLLPHRRLFHFPIDMSRESLLSVAVWQSRIIAALAIIWVTGVAVSILRRCSLCVHLLRFLKLECYPLETASLLSQVGISAADYPTLSILTSKRIQGPFCWQLHRPLIVLPEFLVEDRNNDNTMLQHVLLHELEHLRTQHPIQHFLQGICSTLLWFHPLVWSAARDAGLTREYLCDEVAAKTAGKFGAYLRTLADVAERCGTVSCTEVSKSTLAFGNQPSALIRRSNRLVQLAEGDPPASGLRSIVAVSVLVLCAIAIQQVWLPTNAMASQRSRWSPWPTWTANALHQFDVNVRDFESFEDRVQMHELLYQDD, from the coding sequence ATGGACGCTCGCTTGGCCTTCGAAGTCGCCAGCACGCTGTGCTTGCATGTCACGGTCGTGATCGCAGTCGCGTTCATGCTTCAACACTGGATCAATGATGCCCGTTGGGGATGTCGGCTTTGGACCACGTGCTTCATTTCCGTCATTGGACTGGTGGCAGGCGCACTCCTGCTGCCTCATCGCCGACTGTTCCATTTCCCCATCGACATGTCTCGCGAATCGCTGCTCAGCGTTGCTGTATGGCAAAGCCGCATCATCGCCGCACTCGCGATCATCTGGGTAACCGGCGTCGCCGTGTCGATCCTCAGGCGATGCTCACTTTGCGTGCACCTGCTGCGATTTCTGAAACTGGAATGCTACCCGTTGGAGACCGCAAGCTTGCTGAGTCAAGTCGGAATCTCCGCTGCAGATTACCCGACGTTGTCGATCCTGACATCGAAAAGAATCCAGGGACCCTTCTGCTGGCAATTGCATCGGCCGTTGATCGTGTTGCCGGAATTCCTGGTCGAAGATCGGAACAACGACAATACGATGCTTCAACATGTGCTACTGCATGAACTGGAGCACCTACGCACCCAGCACCCGATCCAGCACTTTTTGCAGGGCATTTGCTCAACATTGCTCTGGTTTCATCCACTCGTGTGGTCGGCCGCACGAGATGCAGGGCTGACTCGCGAGTATCTGTGCGATGAAGTTGCTGCAAAGACGGCAGGGAAATTTGGTGCCTACCTGCGAACATTGGCGGATGTGGCCGAACGTTGCGGGACGGTTTCGTGTACCGAAGTCTCGAAAAGCACACTCGCGTTCGGCAATCAGCCGAGCGCATTGATTCGCCGCAGCAATCGATTGGTGCAGTTGGCTGAGGGCGATCCGCCAGCTTCTGGCTTGCGGTCGATCGTCGCAGTCTCGGTTCTGGTACTGTGTGCGATCGCGATTCAGCAAGTCTGGCTGCCGACCAACGCGATGGCCTCGCAACGAAGCCGCTGGTCGCCGTGGCCGACGTGGACCGCAAACGCACTGCACCAGTTCGATGTCAATGTTCGCGACTTTGAATCCTTCGAAGATCGCGTTCAGATGCACGAACTGCTCTATCAAGACGATTGA
- the purL gene encoding phosphoribosylformylglycinamidine synthase subunit PurL: protein MPLWQIDIYPAENQVDRDGARTSEEIHELGLGDDVSVVFARGFLVQGDFGIEQATQLAETLLSDSVTERSVVAIAGQEILNAPPPSIASDQVRLVNVLPKPGVMDPVAASTISAARDIGFDVQAVRTMRKYWISDLDDESFQTICRRALSNDSIEQVVTGALNMDQLDVGAAYDFELITVPIRDLDDVALERLSREGQLYLTLVEMQTIRDHFLSIGRDPTDIELESVAQTWSEHCSHKTLAGRIHYRGVDASGTPNADERQYDNMLKETIFAATQSIRKTLGEDDWCVSVFKDNAGVVTFDDQYHACFKVETHNHPSALEPYGGANTGIGGVIRDPMGTGMGAKPVCNTDVFCFAPPDTPADELPPGVLHPRRVMKGVVSGVRDYGNRMGIPTVNGAVYFDKRYLGNPLVYCGNVGMIPVGMEDKKVHAEDLIVAMGGRTGRDGIHGATFSSAELTSESESLSGGAVQIGNAITEKMVLDVLLQARDRGLYHAVTDCGAGGFSSAVGEMGEGVGAEVWLDKAPLKYDGLSYTEIWISEAQERMVLAVPQEKWDELRQLCESEGVEVAVLGRFAPTGRLLLTYHGETVGDLSMEFLHDGRPPVIRDAVYNPPKQQPLNVPALSCDQNSQTLLGIMGSLNVASKHWVIRQYDHEVQGGSVVKPLVGPQCDGPGDAAVIRPLLTSNRGLVISCGMNPHFGDFDTYHMATSAIDEAMRNAVAVGADPSKIAILDNFCWGYTDRAETLGSLVRAAIACQDLAVALGTPFVSGKDSLNNEFSYHDASGDKQTIAIPPSLLISAMGQIDDVSKAVTMDAKAAGNMVFLVGETKAELGGSHFALVRGLSGGNVPAVDPERAKATFAAVHRAIQNSLVRSCHDLSEGGLAAAATEMAMAGGLGMTLDLDAVAGIAQTGLSAPELLFSESNTRFLVETTPQNAGAFESLLGELRVPVARVGTMTASTQLTANFGGGSVLDVDLVVAKKTWQEPLNW, encoded by the coding sequence ATGCCGCTCTGGCAAATCGATATCTACCCGGCCGAGAACCAAGTTGACCGAGACGGTGCACGCACCAGCGAAGAAATCCACGAGCTGGGGCTCGGGGACGATGTGTCGGTCGTGTTCGCGAGAGGTTTTTTGGTCCAAGGCGACTTTGGCATCGAGCAGGCCACTCAGTTGGCGGAAACCCTGCTCAGCGACTCGGTCACCGAGCGGTCGGTCGTCGCCATCGCCGGCCAAGAAATACTCAACGCCCCGCCGCCATCGATCGCCAGCGATCAAGTCCGTTTGGTCAACGTGTTGCCAAAGCCGGGGGTGATGGACCCGGTGGCGGCCAGCACGATCAGCGCCGCGCGGGATATCGGATTCGATGTCCAAGCCGTTCGGACGATGCGAAAGTACTGGATCAGCGATCTGGACGATGAATCATTCCAAACGATTTGTCGACGCGCTTTGTCGAACGACTCGATCGAGCAAGTCGTCACCGGGGCGTTGAACATGGATCAGCTCGATGTCGGCGCCGCGTACGACTTTGAATTGATCACCGTTCCGATTCGTGATCTGGACGACGTGGCCTTGGAAAGACTTTCCCGTGAAGGCCAGCTCTATCTGACGCTGGTCGAGATGCAGACCATCCGCGACCACTTCCTCTCCATCGGACGCGACCCGACCGACATCGAGCTGGAATCGGTTGCACAGACATGGTCGGAACACTGCAGCCACAAGACCTTGGCCGGTCGGATTCACTATCGTGGCGTGGACGCAAGTGGGACGCCCAATGCTGACGAACGCCAGTACGACAACATGCTCAAGGAAACGATCTTTGCCGCCACGCAATCGATTCGCAAAACGCTTGGCGAAGACGACTGGTGCGTCAGTGTGTTCAAAGACAACGCGGGCGTGGTGACTTTTGATGATCAGTACCACGCGTGTTTCAAAGTCGAAACGCACAATCACCCTTCGGCGTTGGAACCGTACGGGGGTGCCAACACGGGCATCGGCGGCGTGATCCGCGACCCGATGGGAACCGGCATGGGTGCCAAACCCGTGTGCAACACCGATGTGTTCTGTTTCGCGCCACCGGACACACCCGCGGACGAATTGCCGCCCGGCGTTTTGCATCCGCGTCGCGTCATGAAAGGCGTCGTCTCGGGTGTTCGCGACTACGGCAACCGAATGGGGATCCCCACGGTCAATGGCGCGGTGTATTTCGACAAGCGTTACCTGGGCAACCCGCTGGTCTACTGTGGCAACGTTGGCATGATTCCGGTCGGGATGGAAGACAAGAAAGTTCACGCAGAGGATTTGATCGTCGCCATGGGCGGACGAACCGGACGAGACGGCATTCACGGCGCGACGTTCAGTTCCGCTGAACTGACCAGCGAATCCGAATCACTTTCTGGCGGTGCCGTTCAGATCGGCAACGCCATCACGGAAAAAATGGTACTTGATGTGTTGCTGCAAGCGCGCGACAGGGGCTTGTACCACGCGGTCACCGATTGCGGCGCCGGCGGTTTCTCCAGCGCCGTGGGCGAGATGGGCGAAGGCGTCGGGGCGGAAGTCTGGTTGGACAAGGCACCGCTGAAATACGACGGACTTTCGTACACCGAAATTTGGATTTCGGAAGCACAAGAGCGAATGGTGCTCGCCGTCCCACAAGAAAAATGGGATGAGCTGCGTCAGTTGTGCGAAAGCGAAGGCGTGGAAGTCGCCGTACTGGGTCGCTTTGCACCCACCGGACGCTTGCTGTTGACCTATCACGGCGAAACCGTGGGCGATCTGTCGATGGAATTTTTGCACGACGGACGTCCACCGGTGATCCGCGACGCGGTTTACAACCCGCCGAAACAACAACCGCTGAACGTGCCGGCACTCAGTTGTGATCAAAACAGTCAAACATTGTTGGGCATCATGGGCAGCCTCAACGTTGCCAGCAAGCATTGGGTGATTCGCCAATATGATCACGAAGTCCAAGGCGGCAGCGTGGTCAAACCGCTTGTCGGACCGCAATGTGACGGACCAGGTGATGCTGCGGTGATCCGACCGCTGTTGACCAGTAATCGCGGATTGGTGATCTCCTGTGGAATGAACCCACACTTCGGCGATTTTGACACCTATCACATGGCGACCTCCGCGATCGACGAAGCCATGAGGAATGCGGTGGCCGTCGGAGCCGATCCGTCAAAGATCGCGATCCTGGATAACTTCTGCTGGGGCTACACCGATCGCGCCGAAACACTCGGGTCGCTCGTCCGCGCCGCGATCGCTTGCCAGGACCTCGCCGTCGCGTTGGGGACTCCGTTCGTCAGCGGCAAAGACAGTTTGAACAACGAGTTCAGCTACCACGACGCCAGTGGTGACAAGCAGACCATTGCGATCCCACCGAGCCTGTTGATCAGTGCGATGGGGCAGATCGACGACGTTTCCAAAGCCGTCACGATGGACGCGAAAGCGGCAGGCAACATGGTTTTCTTGGTGGGTGAGACGAAAGCCGAGTTGGGCGGGTCGCACTTTGCACTCGTCCGAGGACTTTCAGGGGGCAACGTGCCCGCCGTGGACCCCGAGCGTGCCAAGGCGACCTTTGCCGCTGTTCACCGCGCCATCCAGAATTCGCTCGTCCGGTCCTGCCATGACTTGAGCGAAGGCGGTTTGGCGGCGGCGGCGACCGAGATGGCGATGGCCGGCGGCTTGGGGATGACGCTGGACCTTGACGCGGTCGCCGGGATCGCCCAAACCGGTTTGTCCGCCCCGGAACTGCTGTTCAGCGAGTCCAACACCAGATTTCTCGTCGAAACGACACCGCAAAACGCCGGCGCCTTTGAAAGTCTGTTGGGTGAATTGCGTGTTCCGGTCGCCAGAGTGGGTACAATGACCGCGTCCACTCAATTGACCGCGAATTTTGGCGGAGGATCGGTGTTGGACGTCGATCTCGTGGTCGCAAAGAAAACCTGGCAAGAACCACTCAACTGGTAA
- a CDS encoding DUF1559 domain-containing protein — protein MKYDSRPAAGHSLAISQRGAFTVLELLVTIAVISILVALVLPALGAARETTRRIQCTDHMREIGLAMQNHHAAKRTLPVGWTIEPSGSSAYGWAVPLLPYLEQSSLANRIDMSLPLDEARNDHARSTALTVMLCPSDITEPMFTLYRDGEHEDENETSRGLPLQQLSTAMTPALMTLPTVNYVGIFGTIESDDDIPAPVGDGAFIENRPVRFRDFARGTSNTIIVGERTMAQVPSTWIGISLAGEDAAARLVGSALQGINHPLADECDHSSRHPGGANFLWGDGHVSFVTENVDLQVYHRWAKLRDN, from the coding sequence ATGAAATATGACTCTCGCCCAGCCGCCGGCCATTCGTTGGCCATTTCCCAGCGTGGTGCGTTCACGGTCCTGGAACTGCTGGTGACCATCGCCGTCATCAGCATCTTGGTCGCCCTTGTCTTACCCGCGTTGGGTGCTGCTCGCGAAACCACCCGACGCATTCAATGCACCGATCATATGCGTGAGATCGGACTGGCGATGCAAAACCATCATGCCGCTAAGAGGACTTTACCGGTCGGCTGGACGATTGAACCGAGCGGCTCATCTGCATACGGCTGGGCTGTGCCTCTGCTGCCCTACCTGGAACAAAGCTCACTGGCAAACCGAATCGACATGAGCCTGCCTCTGGATGAGGCACGCAACGATCATGCCCGATCAACTGCACTGACGGTCATGCTATGCCCGTCTGACATCACCGAACCGATGTTCACTCTGTATCGAGATGGCGAGCACGAAGACGAGAACGAAACGTCACGTGGGTTGCCGCTGCAACAGCTGTCGACTGCAATGACGCCCGCGTTGATGACGCTACCCACGGTAAACTATGTCGGCATTTTCGGCACCATCGAGTCCGACGACGACATTCCGGCACCGGTTGGCGATGGAGCGTTTATCGAGAATCGTCCTGTGCGGTTTCGCGATTTCGCCCGCGGCACCTCGAACACGATCATCGTCGGCGAACGCACGATGGCTCAGGTGCCGTCCACTTGGATCGGCATCAGCCTCGCGGGCGAGGACGCGGCAGCCCGCTTGGTCGGTTCGGCCCTGCAAGGCATCAACCATCCGCTCGCCGACGAATGCGATCACTCAAGTCGCCATCCAGGTGGAGCCAATTTTCTTTGGGGCGATGGTCACGTTTCATTTGTGACCGAAAATGTCGATCTGCAGGTATATCATCGCTGGGCCAAACTCAGAGACAACTGA
- a CDS encoding BlaI/MecI/CopY family transcriptional regulator, whose protein sequence is MPRSKKRYELTKCEAEVMDVVWERGTLTVNDVLEAIDRDLAYTTVMTTLRILETKKIVRRGKKVGRAYSYSARVSREQVREGMVKSLADQLFGGSVRSLVLNLLESDVVSAEDIEAVKKAAAKLGDK, encoded by the coding sequence ATGCCACGATCCAAGAAACGCTATGAATTGACCAAGTGTGAAGCCGAAGTCATGGACGTGGTCTGGGAACGAGGGACATTGACCGTCAATGACGTCTTGGAAGCGATTGACCGTGATCTTGCATACACCACCGTCATGACGACGTTGAGGATCCTGGAAACAAAGAAGATCGTTCGTCGTGGCAAGAAAGTTGGCCGCGCGTACAGCTACAGCGCCAGGGTTTCTCGCGAACAAGTCCGCGAAGGCATGGTCAAGTCATTGGCAGATCAGTTGTTCGGAGGCTCTGTTCGATCACTCGTTTTGAATCTTCTCGAATCCGATGTCGTTTCGGCGGAAGACATCGAGGCGGTCAAAAAGGCCGCAGCCAAGCTCGGGGATAAGTGA
- a CDS encoding glycosyltransferase: MHDVQTADNVRSSDAAELIPASQRPSISLILPAYNEADVIAEALGEAIVALSQVCTAYEVIVVDDGSSDETAAIVHHAASTNPQIRLIQHSSNQGYGAAIRSGFAAAEKDLLVFTDADCQFDLTELDRFVLLSESYDIVCGYRIDRKDTPLRCLYSKVYNLLVRAFLGTDVRDVDCALKMLHRDLAQKLQIRGDGFLVNSEILTQSRQRGHSVVEVGVSHRPRLLGESTVSVRHIPTVMSSLLRYWWNDVQFPSAQPDRNPEADLEPKPQHEATGALAPFRFGRVSDRWLSFGLLLVAAIFMLTNLGYPLIDRDETRYAEIPREMLATDNWVVPQLNFQTYYDKPPLVYWLCAISYQLFGVGEVSARLVPALAALATLAVTMFFGSRLFGSRISLLTGIVLSLSVGFAFTSRYLLLDGVLALFVTLSLFTAYEAIRASRLRIGWWVASGIFAGLGFLTKGPIAVVLWLPPVVAMAWLSESHARLRWWHYGIVGGVATIIAAPWFYMVHQQDSDFLIEFFYRHNVARFAGEFHAKPFWFFVPVLLVAGHPWSFLTIPYARFLFGRGEAVRSRRSPAIGFLMLWSAWCFTFFSMSSCKLPTYLLPAAPAMALMIGHYLNEILRDSGNSIDHFFAPFWSARMATTATCIAGVGFVFFVIISSGQGTITLFAWALLWAVLLGTALLTTSRVWLTDRYRAHITWGTSTGVAFLFALMVMHHMVPAYSRSQTILGDTSPLVEQLAQETQPAIATIAHEFSEVPYYLNRQNIAHFHQIHDDGIDRFVAENPTCMLVIDSRIGFQTLQEQLPSGSRITQLSERGSAKIYQVKSPGSAPQIAQRDTLSR, encoded by the coding sequence ATGCACGATGTACAAACCGCCGACAACGTTCGCAGTAGCGACGCGGCAGAACTCATTCCCGCAAGTCAACGGCCCAGCATTTCGCTGATCTTGCCGGCATACAATGAAGCCGACGTGATTGCAGAAGCGCTCGGCGAAGCGATTGTGGCGTTATCGCAAGTCTGCACGGCGTATGAAGTCATCGTGGTCGATGACGGCAGCAGCGATGAGACGGCGGCGATCGTCCACCACGCTGCGTCAACGAACCCACAAATACGCCTGATTCAGCACTCGTCCAATCAAGGCTACGGTGCGGCAATTCGATCGGGATTTGCCGCGGCCGAAAAGGATTTGCTGGTTTTTACCGATGCGGATTGTCAGTTTGATTTGACAGAACTGGATCGTTTCGTGCTGCTCTCGGAGAGCTACGACATCGTCTGCGGGTATCGCATCGACCGCAAAGACACGCCACTTCGGTGCCTCTACTCCAAGGTCTACAACCTACTGGTACGTGCGTTTTTGGGCACGGATGTTCGTGACGTGGACTGCGCTCTCAAGATGCTCCATCGCGATTTGGCTCAGAAACTGCAAATTCGGGGCGATGGTTTTCTGGTCAATTCCGAAATCCTGACCCAATCACGACAACGCGGTCACAGTGTCGTCGAAGTCGGCGTTTCGCATCGTCCTCGTTTGCTGGGCGAAAGCACGGTATCGGTCCGGCACATTCCGACCGTCATGTCCTCGCTCTTGCGGTATTGGTGGAACGACGTGCAGTTTCCGAGCGCCCAGCCCGACCGGAATCCAGAGGCGGATTTGGAACCGAAGCCCCAGCACGAAGCTACCGGCGCCCTTGCTCCCTTTCGATTCGGGCGGGTGAGTGATCGTTGGCTTTCCTTCGGTCTGCTCTTAGTTGCCGCGATCTTTATGCTAACCAATCTTGGTTATCCGCTGATCGACCGTGACGAGACCCGCTACGCTGAAATTCCGCGTGAGATGCTCGCGACGGACAATTGGGTGGTGCCTCAATTGAACTTTCAAACCTACTATGACAAACCGCCGTTGGTGTACTGGTTGTGTGCGATCAGCTATCAACTGTTCGGTGTCGGCGAAGTTTCCGCGAGGCTCGTGCCTGCTTTGGCGGCACTAGCGACCCTTGCGGTGACGATGTTCTTTGGATCGCGTCTGTTCGGCAGCAGAATCAGCTTGCTCACCGGTATCGTCCTGTCACTGTCGGTCGGTTTCGCCTTTACCAGCCGCTATCTGTTGCTGGACGGTGTGCTTGCGTTGTTTGTGACGCTGTCTCTGTTTACGGCCTACGAAGCGATTCGTGCTTCACGGCTACGGATTGGCTGGTGGGTCGCGTCTGGCATTTTCGCCGGGCTTGGATTTCTCACCAAAGGACCGATCGCTGTGGTACTTTGGCTGCCACCGGTCGTTGCGATGGCGTGGCTGTCCGAATCTCACGCACGGCTTCGATGGTGGCACTATGGAATCGTCGGTGGTGTCGCCACGATCATTGCCGCGCCTTGGTTCTATATGGTGCACCAACAAGACTCCGATTTTTTGATTGAATTTTTCTACCGTCACAACGTCGCTCGGTTCGCGGGCGAGTTCCATGCAAAACCATTCTGGTTCTTTGTGCCGGTACTGCTTGTCGCTGGTCACCCCTGGTCGTTCCTCACGATCCCGTACGCTCGGTTCCTGTTCGGGCGTGGCGAAGCGGTTCGCAGTCGCAGGTCGCCCGCCATTGGCTTCCTGATGCTGTGGAGCGCTTGGTGTTTTACTTTTTTTTCGATGTCGAGTTGCAAACTGCCGACCTACCTGCTGCCTGCCGCCCCGGCGATGGCCTTGATGATCGGGCACTATCTCAACGAGATACTCCGCGACTCGGGAAACTCGATCGACCATTTTTTCGCTCCATTCTGGTCCGCCAGGATGGCAACCACCGCCACATGCATCGCCGGTGTGGGATTTGTGTTCTTCGTCATCATCTCAAGCGGTCAGGGTACGATCACGCTCTTTGCCTGGGCATTGCTGTGGGCCGTACTGCTGGGGACTGCACTGCTGACAACTTCCCGCGTCTGGTTGACAGACCGATATCGAGCCCACATCACCTGGGGAACCTCCACGGGAGTAGCGTTTCTATTCGCCCTGATGGTGATGCACCACATGGTTCCTGCCTACAGCCGCTCGCAAACGATTCTCGGCGACACCTCACCGCTGGTCGAGCAACTTGCCCAAGAAACTCAACCCGCTATCGCGACGATCGCACACGAGTTTTCCGAAGTGCCCTACTATCTAAACCGACAGAACATTGCCCACTTTCACCAGATCCACGATGACGGCATCGATCGGTTCGTAGCCGAGAACCCGACCTGCATGCTCGTCATCGATTCACGAATCGGTTTTCAGACGCTGCAAGAACAACTGCCCTCCGGTAGCCGGATCACGCAACTTTCGGAACGTGGATCAGCGAAGATTTATCAAGTGAAGTCACCTGGCTCCGCACCCCAGATCGCACAAAGGGACACGTTGTCACGATGA